The proteins below are encoded in one region of Panulirus ornatus isolate Po-2019 chromosome 4, ASM3632096v1, whole genome shotgun sequence:
- the LOC139764376 gene encoding uncharacterized protein, translating to MGERERERERERERERERERERERESFENRERWIDGRLTDEREREREREREGIRRYPILPPSSPSSSVPGAKSPNAKKSRTRMNANNERSTSFTLLNLHT from the exons atgggagagagagagagagagagagagagagagagagagagagagagagagagagagagagagagagagagagagagtttcgaaaatagagaaagatggatagatgggagattgacagatgagagagagagagagagagagagagagagagag ggaatacgaaggTATCCGattcttcctccctcatctccctcttcgtctgttcccggcgctaagTCCCCCAACGCAAAGAAGAGCCGAACACGTATGAATGCAAACAACGAAAGAAGTACGTCATTCACTTTATTAAACCTACATACCTAA